In Bufo gargarizans isolate SCDJY-AF-19 chromosome 6, ASM1485885v1, whole genome shotgun sequence, a single genomic region encodes these proteins:
- the LOC122940262 gene encoding uncharacterized protein LOC122940262, which produces METSTVPSTDVQDHTLCVFSDASVKAISAVAYLRTMDTNGQYHVGFIMGKAKLAPQPEHTIPRLELCAAVLAVEMAELITSEIDIDLKKVEFYTDSKVVLGYIYNESRRFYVYVNNRVLRIRKSTCPEQWHYVPTDNNPADHATRAVAASRLKNTTWLTGPAFLRNPGSAVHQNNICELVDEDSDIEIRPKVSALHTVTSFDSLGSHRFKRFSTWKSLVRAITCLAHIARAFKETNCNDVRQCKGWHHCQEVYTVTEFQQSKKIIIHTIQHEVFAKEIDCITNHKSIPKSSSLKKLDPFLDEDGLLRVGGRLKQASLELKERNPLIIPGNHHVTTLIVQYYHNQVKHQGRLFTEGALHTAGLWIVGAKRRVSSIIFKCVMCLKLRGMLQTQKMANLPVDRLSMDPPFTNVGLDVFGPWSVTTRQTRGGQANSKRWAVLFTCMTIRAVHIEVIE; this is translated from the coding sequence ATGGAGACAAGTACAGTGCCATCTACTGATGTCCAAGACCATACACTCTGCGTATTTTCCGATGCTTCTGTTAAAGCTATATCTGCTGTAGCTTATCTCAGAACCATGGACACTAACGGACAATACCACGTTGGGTTTATCATGGGCAAGGCAAAACTCGCACCACAACCTGAACACACTATACCCAGACTTGAACTttgtgctgcagtcttggccgtcGAGATGGCCGAGCTAATCACGTCTGAGATAGACATTGATCTTAAAAAGGTTGAATTCTACACAGACAGCAAGGTGGTCTTGGGTTATATCTATAATGAATCCAGACGATTCTATGTTTATGTCAATAACAGGGTGCTTCGGATTAGGAAATCCACCTGTCCAGAACAATGGCATTATGTGCCTACCGACAATAATCCTGCAGACCATGCTACAAGAGCTGTTGCAGCAAGCCGTCTCAAAAACACAACCTGGCTCACTGGTCCTGCATTCTTACGTAATCCAGGTTCAGCTGTTCACCAGAACAACATATGCGAACTAGTGGACGAAGACTCGGACATTGAGATCCGTCCCAAAGTGTCTGCACTTCACACAGTGACATCATTCGACTCCCTTGGTTCTCATCGCTTTAAAAGATTCTCTACTTGGAAATCGCTTGTACGAGCCATTACTTGTCTAGCCCACATAGCTCGTGCCTTTAAAGAGACCAATTGTAATGATGTTAGGCAGTGTAAAGGCTGGCACCACTGCCAAGAGGTTTACACTGTGACAGAATTCCAGCAGtcaaagaaaatcatcattcacACCATACAACATGAAGTCTTTGCCAAAGAGATTGACTGCATCACCAACCATAAGTCTATCCCTAAAAGTAGCTCTTTAAAAAAGCTTGACCCATTCCTGGACGAGGACGGTCTACTGAGAGTCGGAGGTCGTCTTAAGCAAGCAAGTCTCGAGCTCAAGGAAAGAAACCCTCTGATAATTCCTGGGAATCATCACGTTACTACTTTGATTGTACAATACTATCACAACCAAGTGAAGCACCAAGGAAGACTGTTTACGGAAGGAGCTCTACATACTGCTGGATTGTGGATAGTTGGGGCAAAGAGACGTGTGAGTAGCATTATCTTCAAATGCGTCATGTGTCTTAAACTTCGTGGTATGTTACAGACACAGAAGATGGCAAATCTACCTGTTGATAGACTCAGTATGGATCCTCCTTTCACCAACGTTGGATTGGATGTATTTGGACCCTGGTCGGTCACAACACGTCAAACTAGAGGAGGCCAAGCAAACAGCAAACGCTGGGCAGTCTTATTCACGTGTATGACCATCAGAGCTGTTCACATTGAAGTCATCGAATAG